A DNA window from Candidatus Sulfotelmatobacter sp. contains the following coding sequences:
- a CDS encoding LacI family DNA-binding transcriptional regulator gives MSEPVIRNRRLPRLAATIRDVARASRVSTATVSRVFNDSPLVSVETRERVRAAASRLGYWPNSIARSLITNRTHMVGVLMPDLHGEFFSEILHGVDLKARACGLHILVSRSSSSAEELVGALRSMRGRVDGLIVMAPDLEDPATLAGRVGEVPTVYLNPDGGVRSGDTLSIENVEGARQVVSHLIGLGHRRIAMITGPDRNIDARQRREGYRSALREASIPFEPRLEFAGDFSERSGYEAMLAILRHEPRPTALFAANDYMAVGAIGALHDHDRRVPEDLAVAGFDDIPLARYLTPPLTTVHVDMLRFGERAVELLRERTTGPRTAARHDVLETRLVVRGSCGAHGGGEGPNRWNRGQTSRDPRASS, from the coding sequence GTGAGCGAGCCGGTGATCCGCAATCGCCGGCTGCCGCGCCTGGCCGCGACAATTCGCGACGTGGCGCGCGCGAGCCGCGTGAGCACCGCCACGGTTTCCCGCGTCTTCAACGACAGTCCGCTGGTGAGCGTCGAGACCCGCGAGCGCGTCCGCGCCGCCGCCAGCCGCCTCGGCTACTGGCCCAACAGCATCGCACGCAGCCTGATCACCAATCGCACCCACATGGTCGGGGTGCTGATGCCCGATCTGCACGGCGAATTCTTCTCGGAGATTCTTCATGGCGTGGATCTCAAGGCGAGGGCGTGCGGCCTCCACATCCTGGTGTCGCGCTCGAGCTCGAGCGCCGAGGAGCTGGTGGGCGCCCTGCGCTCGATGCGCGGCCGCGTCGACGGGCTGATCGTGATGGCGCCCGATCTCGAGGACCCGGCGACGCTGGCCGGCCGCGTGGGGGAGGTGCCGACCGTCTACCTCAATCCCGATGGTGGCGTGCGGAGCGGCGATACGCTGTCGATCGAGAATGTCGAGGGGGCGCGGCAGGTGGTGAGCCATCTCATCGGACTCGGGCACCGGCGCATCGCCATGATCACCGGCCCCGATCGAAACATCGACGCCCGCCAGCGTCGCGAAGGCTATCGGAGCGCGCTCCGCGAGGCCTCGATTCCGTTCGAGCCCCGCCTCGAGTTCGCCGGAGACTTCAGCGAGCGCTCCGGCTACGAGGCGATGCTCGCGATCCTGCGACACGAGCCGCGCCCGACCGCACTGTTCGCGGCCAACGACTACATGGCGGTCGGAGCGATCGGCGCTCTCCACGATCACGACAGGCGCGTTCCCGAAGACCTGGCGGTGGCGGGTTTCGATGACATCCCGTTGGCGCGCTACCTCACGCCGCCGCTCACCACGGTGCACGTGGACATGCTGCGATTCGGCGAACGCGCCGTCGAGCTGTTGCGCGAGCGCACCACCGGGCCGCGCACCGCCGCGCGGCACGACGTGCTCGAGACGCGGCTGGTGGTGCGCGGCTCGTGCGGCGCCCACGGCGGCGGGGAAGGCCCCAACCGGTGGAACCGGGGCCAGACGTCGCGAGACCCGCGAGCGAGCTCGTGA